One Nostocoides sp. HKS02 genomic window carries:
- the ahcY gene encoding adenosylhomocysteinase, which translates to MSFDYRVADLGLAEAGRHQIRLAEHEMPGLMSLREEFGAAQPLNGARIAGSLHMTVQTAVLIETLVALGAEVRWASCNIYSTQDEAAAAVVVGPHGSPEDPQGVPVFAWKGETLPEYWDCTEQILTWPGGEGANMILDDGGDATMLVHKGREWEAAGQVPPTDASDSEEVGVFKELVRRTLAADPQKWTKVSEEIKGVTEETTTGVHRLYELAAVGNLLFPAINVNDSVTKSKFDNKYGCRHSVLDGLNRATDVLIGGKVAVVAGFGDVGKGCASALAGQGARVIVTEIDPICALQAAMEGYQVARLEDVVGIADIFVTTTGNFNIITADHMTQMKNKAIVSNIGHFDNEIDMAGLAKIPGVTKTEIKPQVHEWTFQNGNSIIVLSEGRLMNLGNATGHPSFVMSNSFANQTIAQIELFTKNDDYDKQVYVLPKHLDEKVARLHLDALGAKLTELTKEQAAYIGVDVAGPYKPEHYRY; encoded by the coding sequence ATGTCCTTTGACTACAGGGTTGCCGACCTGGGCCTCGCCGAGGCCGGCCGCCACCAGATCCGCCTGGCCGAGCACGAGATGCCCGGTCTGATGAGCCTGCGCGAGGAGTTCGGAGCGGCCCAGCCGCTGAACGGCGCCCGCATCGCCGGCTCGCTGCACATGACCGTCCAGACGGCGGTCCTCATCGAGACCCTCGTCGCGCTCGGCGCCGAGGTTCGCTGGGCCTCCTGCAACATCTACTCGACCCAGGACGAGGCGGCGGCCGCGGTCGTCGTCGGCCCCCACGGCTCTCCCGAGGACCCCCAGGGTGTCCCCGTGTTCGCCTGGAAGGGCGAGACCCTCCCGGAGTACTGGGACTGCACCGAGCAGATCCTCACCTGGCCGGGTGGTGAGGGCGCGAACATGATCCTCGACGACGGCGGCGACGCCACGATGCTCGTCCACAAGGGCCGCGAGTGGGAGGCCGCCGGACAGGTGCCCCCCACCGACGCGTCGGACTCCGAGGAGGTCGGCGTCTTCAAGGAGCTCGTCCGCAGGACGCTCGCGGCCGACCCGCAGAAGTGGACCAAGGTCTCCGAGGAGATCAAGGGCGTCACCGAGGAGACCACCACGGGCGTGCACCGCCTCTACGAGCTCGCCGCCGTCGGCAACCTGCTCTTCCCGGCGATCAACGTCAACGACTCGGTCACCAAGTCCAAGTTCGACAACAAGTACGGCTGCCGCCACTCCGTCCTCGACGGGCTGAACCGCGCCACGGACGTCCTCATCGGCGGCAAGGTCGCCGTCGTCGCCGGCTTCGGCGACGTGGGCAAGGGTTGCGCCTCCGCGCTGGCAGGCCAGGGCGCGCGGGTCATCGTCACCGAGATCGACCCCATCTGTGCGCTGCAGGCCGCGATGGAGGGCTACCAGGTCGCCCGCCTCGAGGACGTCGTCGGCATCGCCGACATCTTCGTCACCACCACCGGCAACTTCAACATCATCACCGCCGACCACATGACGCAGATGAAGAACAAGGCGATCGTCTCCAACATCGGTCACTTCGACAACGAGATCGACATGGCCGGTCTGGCCAAGATCCCGGGCGTCACCAAGACCGAGATCAAGCCGCAGGTCCACGAGTGGACCTTCCAGAACGGCAACTCGATCATCGTGCTCTCCGAGGGGCGCCTGATGAACCTCGGCAACGCCACGGGCCACCCGAGCTTCGTCATGTCGAACTCCTTCGCGAACCAGACGATCGCCCAGATCGAGCTGTTCACCAAGAACGACGACTACGACAAGCAGGTCTACGTCCTGCCCAAGCACCTCGACGAGAAGGTCGCTCGCCTCCACCTGGACGCTCTGGGCGCCAAGCTCACCGAGCTCACCAAGGAGCAGGCCGCCTACATCGGGGTCGACGTGGCCGGCCCGTACAAGCCGGAGCACTACCGGTACTGA